A window of Syntrophorhabdaceae bacterium contains these coding sequences:
- a CDS encoding ABC-type transport auxiliary lipoprotein family protein, translating to MLKNKKDICTVSLAILLPLIISGCLSMKRTQYYVEQFVLDYKLPKKDYGNTIDTSVKFSRFSVAQVYNNNRMNYKMNHYKIDAYNNSRWRVNPGDLVGDYLLRDLRDSNIISVVLSYRNPENTRFAIEGGIEEFVEVFEEGRHYAVLWIDLIIVDTLESEITKKIIFHKKYQAKEPLQDHSAPAFAKAMSISVAKVSEEFIKDIYSILKKKNL from the coding sequence ATGTTAAAAAATAAAAAAGATATATGCACGGTTTCATTGGCTATATTGTTGCCTCTTATTATAAGCGGTTGTCTTTCAATGAAAAGGACTCAATACTATGTAGAGCAATTTGTCCTGGATTATAAGCTACCAAAAAAAGATTACGGCAACACTATAGATACCTCTGTCAAATTCAGCCGTTTTTCTGTAGCCCAAGTTTATAACAACAACAGGATGAATTATAAAATGAATCATTACAAAATAGATGCCTACAACAATAGCAGGTGGAGAGTTAATCCAGGGGACCTTGTAGGTGACTATCTTTTAAGGGATCTCAGGGATTCAAATATAATATCCGTTGTCCTCTCCTATAGAAACCCAGAAAATACCAGGTTTGCAATAGAGGGAGGTATTGAAGAGTTTGTTGAGGTCTTTGAAGAAGGCAGACATTATGCAGTATTGTGGATAGATCTTATCATCGTCGATACCTTGGAATCAGAAATAACAAAAAAGATTATATTTCATAAGAAATATCAGGCAAAAGAACCCTTACAGGATCACAGCGCTCCAGCATTTGCAAAGGCTATGAGCATATCTGTTGCAAAGGTATCTGAAGAGTTTATAAAGGATATTTATTCTATTTTAAAGAAAAAAAATCTATAA
- a CDS encoding MlaD family protein, producing MIKKKTPFLVGLFVIIGTLIGTSAIVWIGASKYFKRGTTYVTYFDESVQGLQVDSKVKYRGVEVGWVKSINVAPDNRLIEVEMKIEFEKDLSEKNIAKLEPAGLTGMVFIDLDNAKPEDYLKTPKLKFKPDHPVIPSVPSDIQKIMTNVNEIGENIKKIDFQGISNQIKSTTKTIELFINNKQMKNIVAHLEETSINLAKVSENVKHIAGDDSIKEMTKEARIALINARKALEKFAKEMDSLNIAETSKKADQFVDNINRKTFAIVLETQRTVENLRRVSENLEELVDRLKENPSDIIFSEPPQKNVVD from the coding sequence ATGATAAAGAAAAAGACACCTTTTCTGGTGGGACTTTTTGTAATAATCGGAACTTTAATTGGCACAAGCGCTATTGTCTGGATAGGGGCATCCAAATATTTTAAAAGGGGAACCACATATGTAACATATTTTGATGAAAGTGTTCAGGGACTTCAGGTAGACTCAAAGGTAAAATACAGAGGTGTAGAGGTAGGCTGGGTTAAATCTATAAATGTTGCCCCTGACAATAGACTTATAGAAGTGGAGATGAAAATAGAATTCGAGAAAGACCTCAGTGAAAAAAACATTGCCAAGCTTGAGCCAGCAGGATTGACAGGTATGGTTTTTATTGACCTCGATAATGCAAAACCTGAAGACTATTTAAAGACTCCTAAACTCAAATTTAAACCAGACCATCCTGTAATACCATCTGTCCCTTCTGATATCCAGAAAATTATGACCAACGTAAATGAGATAGGTGAGAATATAAAAAAGATAGATTTTCAAGGTATCTCAAATCAGATAAAATCCACCACAAAGACAATAGAGCTATTTATAAACAATAAACAGATGAAAAATATAGTTGCCCATCTTGAGGAGACATCAATAAACCTTGCTAAGGTATCTGAAAATGTTAAACACATTGCTGGCGATGATTCCATAAAGGAGATGACAAAAGAGGCAAGGATCGCCCTCATTAATGCCCGGAAGGCCCTTGAAAAATTTGCAAAAGAGATGGATTCTCTAAATATAGCCGAAACCTCCAAAAAGGCTGATCAGTTTGTAGATAATATAAACAGAAAAACTTTTGCCATAGTTTTAGAGACTCAGCGCACTGTAGAAAACTTAAGGAGGGTTTCTGAGAACTTAGAAGAGCTTGTTGATCGCCTTAAAGAAAATCCCTCAGACATTATTTTTAGTGAACCTCCTCAAAAAAATGTAGTAGATTAA
- a CDS encoding ATP-binding cassette domain-containing protein gives MLNQKEPVIKVESLTVRFGDNLILNNINLNVYRGEIFVILGGSGCGKSTLLKHIIGLHEPYNGRVIINDIDMTNADDRQLRDIRKDMGMLFQSSALLGSMTLFENIALPLKEYTSLSGKAIELMVKMKLAMVGLLGYENYFPSELSGGMKKRAGIARAMALDPTILFLDEPSAGLDPITAAELDVLIKSINNGIGTTMVIVTHELESIFNIAHRVIMLDKEEKGIIAEGDPMRLKKESHDPRVRNFFNRHIAEHLIREM, from the coding sequence ATGTTGAATCAGAAAGAACCTGTTATTAAAGTTGAAAGTCTTACAGTCCGTTTTGGGGATAATCTTATACTGAATAATATAAATCTAAATGTTTATAGAGGAGAGATCTTTGTGATTCTCGGTGGTAGTGGATGTGGTAAGTCTACGCTTTTAAAACATATAATAGGACTACATGAACCTTATAATGGCAGGGTTATTATAAATGACATAGATATGACAAACGCAGATGATAGGCAATTAAGAGATATAAGAAAGGATATGGGTATGCTATTTCAATCTTCAGCACTTCTTGGTTCAATGACCCTCTTTGAAAATATTGCCCTTCCCCTTAAAGAATATACATCCCTTTCTGGAAAGGCTATAGAACTCATGGTAAAAATGAAGCTTGCCATGGTTGGGCTTTTAGGGTATGAGAATTATTTTCCTAGTGAGTTATCAGGGGGTATGAAGAAGAGGGCAGGTATTGCAAGGGCAATGGCCCTTGATCCCACTATCTTGTTTTTGGACGAGCCTTCTGCAGGGCTTGATCCCATAACTGCAGCAGAACTCGACGTATTGATAAAAAGTATAAATAATGGTATTGGAACTACTATGGTGATCGTAACCCATGAACTTGAATCTATATTTAATATTGCCCATAGGGTGATAATGCTCGATAAGGAAGAAAAGGGCATAATAGCTGAAGGTGATCCCATGAGGTTAAAAAAGGAATCTCATGATCCCAGGGTCAGAAATTTTTTCAATAGACATATTGCCGAGCATTTAATAAGGGAGATGTAA
- a CDS encoding periplasmic heavy metal sensor, whose translation MKTKSILIGMMIVMFLALATTVFAFGPRGGGGGPYYGGLCKMHSELNLTKEQSERLWQIRERFNTDTEKLRYEIFQKSLELKSLYGDSKADKTTILNKQKELNALRNKLDDRRAQMRVEQREVLTPEQLNKLNQFRTGHGYGRMGHGKPGYGRGLGPAGY comes from the coding sequence ATGAAAACAAAGAGTATTTTAATTGGCATGATGATCGTCATGTTTCTTGCCCTGGCAACGACTGTTTTTGCCTTTGGGCCAAGAGGTGGTGGCGGTGGCCCTTATTATGGGGGTTTATGCAAGATGCATTCAGAATTAAATTTAACTAAAGAGCAGTCAGAGAGGTTGTGGCAGATAAGGGAAAGGTTCAATACAGATACAGAGAAATTAAGATATGAGATCTTTCAGAAGAGCTTGGAATTGAAATCCCTATATGGAGATTCAAAGGCAGATAAGACAACCATACTGAACAAACAAAAGGAATTAAATGCCCTGAGGAATAAACTGGATGATAGACGGGCACAGATGAGAGTAGAGCAGAGAGAGGTCTTAACCCCTGAGCAATTGAATAAACTCAACCAGTTTAGAACAGGACATGGTTATGGCAGGATGGGACATGGTAAACCAGGATATGGTAGAGGATTAGGACCGGCAGGTTACTGA
- a CDS encoding SemiSWEET transporter, whose translation METIIGFIAAFFTTFSMMPQVIRIWRLKEARDISLWMPIMILIGSVLWLIYGVLIKQIPVIIANSISILISIFTLVASIRYR comes from the coding sequence ATGGAGACGATAATAGGTTTTATTGCAGCTTTTTTTACTACCTTTTCAATGATGCCTCAGGTCATAAGGATATGGCGGCTAAAGGAGGCAAGGGATATCTCTCTCTGGATGCCTATAATGATACTCATAGGTTCTGTTTTATGGCTTATTTATGGTGTTCTTATAAAACAGATACCTGTCATCATTGCCAACTCTATATCTATTTTAATATCCATCTTTACATTGGTGGCATCCATAAGGTATAGGTAG
- a CDS encoding pyridoxamine 5'-phosphate oxidase family protein — protein MKLSEYFQNTRGRGVLATADSNGVVDVAVYARPHFMDENTIAFIMLERLSHENLKTNPHAAYLFMESGEKFAGKRLYLTKIKEETDPEAIEKIRRRKSYNRTEEDKDKKRYLVYFRIDKVLPLKGDKE, from the coding sequence ATGAAATTGAGTGAATATTTTCAAAACACACGGGGAAGAGGGGTCCTTGCCACAGCAGATTCAAATGGGGTTGTTGATGTGGCAGTTTATGCAAGGCCTCATTTTATGGATGAAAACACCATAGCTTTTATAATGCTGGAAAGATTATCCCACGAAAATCTAAAGACCAATCCCCATGCTGCATATCTTTTTATGGAATCAGGGGAAAAATTTGCCGGTAAGAGGCTTTATCTTACCAAGATAAAAGAAGAAACAGACCCTGAGGCTATAGAAAAGATTAGACGGAGAAAATCTTATAATAGAACTGAAGAGGATAAGGATAAAAAGAGGTATCTTGTATATTTCCGAATAGATAAGGTATTACCCTTAAAAGGGGATAAAGAATAG
- a CDS encoding HU family DNA-binding protein produces the protein MNKAELTGKIAEELDITKTLAGEFLNSFIKNVQESLKAGEKVTLIGFGTFSVSQRKARTGRNPQTGKKMKIPAKKVPKFIAGTAFKEMFKK, from the coding sequence ATGAACAAAGCAGAACTTACAGGCAAGATAGCGGAGGAACTGGACATCACAAAAACACTGGCAGGAGAGTTTTTAAATTCTTTTATCAAAAATGTTCAGGAATCACTCAAGGCAGGCGAAAAAGTAACCCTTATTGGTTTCGGGACTTTTTCTGTATCTCAGAGGAAGGCAAGGACAGGCAGGAACCCTCAGACAGGTAAAAAGATGAAGATCCCTGCCAAGAAGGTTCCAAAATTCATAGCAGGAACTGCATTTAAGGAAATGTTCAAGAAATAG
- a CDS encoding ATP-binding protein has protein sequence MDLNIDKKTFIILPMIFFIFIFLIAITGLLQYSVIKKNMDELLKNEGEVIFNYLNTEISQVLEYLSIAERSPSFVPLEIINVFAYDETIIGDFYYMLKNTKTSDLMDAPVSNLLVVDTKGNIMAKKGAIKIKKSDIDTLLKQKQDTMIKAPHENKNSLLMGIKDDERIIFFTIDKNELNTLRNRYIIRDIIDRELGRFNLKGITIFDEQKRVYLDTNGEKQKVFLLSKDMDSRFLKGYSMDIYLSRESADKVLERIRISFFLILLSLVTVSIIVFFLMRRYERHIEDIKKEIALNERLISLGNLASGMAHEIRNPLNAIGLSIQRLKREFTPIEEKKVEYERFIDIMRNEIARVNRVVEEFLSSTRNETVFTRQNIYNIIDEVVTMLKEEAYLKGIEIKNTIDAQFYIDCQKDRLKQAFHNIILNSIQAIKEKGCITISSLNSDGEVDIIIKDDGVGIKKEDMGKIFDYYYTTKDKGIGIGLAISYLIIKEHFGSIKVNSKEGRGTTFIVTLPIETKRNKG, from the coding sequence ATGGATCTAAATATAGATAAAAAGACTTTTATTATCCTTCCCATGATATTTTTCATCTTCATTTTTCTTATTGCCATAACAGGTTTGTTGCAATACAGTGTTATTAAGAAGAATATGGACGAACTTTTAAAGAATGAAGGGGAAGTAATTTTCAATTATCTCAATACAGAGATAAGCCAGGTCCTTGAATATTTAAGCATAGCAGAGAGGTCGCCATCCTTTGTTCCTTTGGAAATAATTAATGTATTTGCCTATGATGAAACCATCATCGGCGATTTTTATTACATGTTGAAAAACACAAAGACCTCTGATTTGATGGATGCCCCTGTCTCTAATCTCCTGGTTGTGGATACCAAAGGGAATATAATGGCAAAAAAGGGTGCGATAAAGATAAAAAAATCAGATATAGATACCTTGCTAAAGCAAAAACAGGACACAATGATAAAAGCACCTCATGAAAATAAAAACTCGCTTCTCATGGGCATTAAGGATGATGAAAGGATTATCTTTTTCACCATTGATAAGAATGAATTAAATACATTGAGAAATAGATATATTATAAGAGACATAATAGACAGAGAGTTAGGCAGGTTTAATCTAAAAGGTATAACCATTTTTGATGAACAAAAAAGGGTGTATCTTGATACCAATGGAGAAAAACAAAAGGTTTTCTTGCTGTCCAAAGACATGGATTCCAGATTTCTCAAGGGCTACAGCATGGATATATATCTTTCAAGAGAATCAGCTGATAAGGTTTTGGAAAGGATAAGGATAAGTTTTTTTCTTATCCTTTTATCCCTTGTTACAGTAAGCATAATAGTTTTTTTTCTTATGAGGAGGTATGAAAGGCATATAGAAGATATAAAAAAAGAGATTGCCCTAAATGAAAGGCTCATTTCCCTTGGTAATCTTGCCTCAGGTATGGCACACGAGATAAGAAATCCATTGAATGCTATAGGCCTTTCTATCCAGAGATTAAAGAGGGAATTTACACCTATTGAAGAAAAAAAAGTAGAATATGAAAGATTTATAGATATTATGAGAAATGAGATTGCAAGGGTTAACAGGGTCGTTGAAGAATTCCTCTCTTCTACCAGAAATGAAACGGTTTTTACAAGACAGAATATCTATAATATTATCGATGAAGTAGTCACCATGCTAAAAGAAGAGGCATATTTAAAAGGTATAGAGATAAAAAACACGATTGATGCCCAGTTTTATATAGATTGCCAGAAAGACAGATTAAAACAGGCGTTTCACAATATAATTCTAAACAGTATACAGGCCATAAAGGAAAAAGGGTGCATAACCATAAGTTCATTAAATAGTGATGGAGAAGTAGATATCATTATAAAGGATGATGGTGTGGGCATTAAAAAAGAGGATATGGGTAAGATATTTGATTATTATTATACCACAAAGGATAAAGGCATAGGTATAGGCCTTGCCATATCATATCTCATAATAAAGGAACATTTTGGTTCTATAAAGGTAAATAGCAAAGAAGGTAGAGGCACAACATTTATTGTCACATTACCCATAGAAACAAAGAGAAATAAAGGTTAG
- a CDS encoding HAMP domain-containing sensor histidine kinase: MNKKKSLVDLLIHDLTGPLSIITTSANNLIKKEDKYGSLTERQKKTIDMILRNAQKAQTFLQDIIEVYRSEEGILRSDTFFIQDVLRDAVLDAIEIVNPDFTEELVCKGGTENIKDIFIERGISIEIVGRYQGSPFVHDRNKIQQILRNLITNALKYRKKIVNIKISGNDELIIAVEDDGTGIPFERQGDVFKRFLYTKDSGRGYAGGFGFGLSCVKSIVESLQGSISLESFEGKGTCFTIKIPPLTHKKSI; encoded by the coding sequence GTGAATAAGAAAAAATCTCTTGTTGACCTACTTATACATGATCTTACAGGTCCGCTATCCATTATCACAACATCTGCCAATAATCTTATAAAAAAGGAAGATAAATATGGAAGCTTAACAGAACGTCAAAAAAAGACAATCGATATGATCTTGAGGAATGCCCAAAAGGCTCAGACCTTTCTCCAAGATATTATAGAGGTATACCGTTCTGAAGAAGGTATTTTGAGATCAGATACCTTTTTTATTCAAGATGTATTAAGGGATGCTGTTCTTGATGCCATAGAGATAGTTAATCCTGATTTTACAGAGGAACTGGTATGCAAAGGCGGGACAGAAAATATAAAGGATATATTTATAGAAAGAGGTATTTCTATAGAGATTGTAGGCAGATACCAGGGAAGCCCATTTGTCCATGACCGGAATAAAATACAGCAGATTTTGAGAAATTTAATAACAAATGCACTTAAATATCGTAAAAAAATAGTGAATATTAAGATAAGTGGCAATGATGAATTGATAATAGCTGTTGAAGATGATGGAACAGGTATACCTTTTGAAAGACAGGGTGATGTATTTAAGAGATTTTTATACACAAAGGATTCAGGCAGAGGATATGCAGGTGGTTTTGGCTTTGGCCTTTCATGTGTAAAATCCATTGTCGAGTCATTACAAGGATCGATATCTCTTGAAAGCTTTGAGGGGAAAGGGACGTGTTTTACAATAAAAATACCCCCTTTGACCCATAAAAAAAGCATCTGA
- a CDS encoding sigma-54 dependent transcriptional regulator encodes MNKAVILVVEDEQIQRTLLSEFLAKEGYEVLSAENGSIARNIFYDRSVDIVLLDFKLPDTDGLTLLKYFKETNPEAEIIMITAFGSIENAVDALKAGASEYLTKPIDLDDLLFKIKKIEERLNLIRENMVLKEALKDRFKSEEFVYESEAMQEVASLVVRVARTDSTCLITGESGTGKEVIAHLIHELSARRDMPLVKVNCSAIPETLLESELFGYEKGAFTGAVQRKLGKFQTADKGTIFLDEIGDMPLILQSKLLRVIQEREIERLGGLHPIKIDVRIIAATNRNLEEEVKRGNFREDLYYRLNVVKIEIPPLRERKVDIPPFIEFFLQRYNKRHSKAIKGLTKEARDLLMKYDFPGNVRELENVIERAIILSRGEYITIDDLSISPSKGDKFNEGTAKDVVGSIEKNMIMEALIKNNWIQTKAAASLGMSERVLRYKMNKYGIVKQ; translated from the coding sequence ATGAATAAGGCAGTTATACTTGTTGTGGAAGATGAGCAGATCCAGAGGACACTGCTGAGTGAATTCCTTGCAAAGGAAGGATATGAGGTCTTGAGTGCCGAGAACGGCTCTATTGCCAGGAATATTTTTTATGATAGGTCAGTAGATATCGTCCTTCTTGATTTCAAACTCCCTGATACAGATGGGCTCACCCTTTTAAAATATTTCAAGGAAACAAACCCAGAGGCAGAGATAATAATGATTACTGCCTTTGGGAGCATAGAGAATGCAGTAGATGCATTAAAGGCAGGTGCGTCAGAATATCTTACAAAACCCATAGACCTTGATGACCTACTCTTCAAGATAAAAAAGATAGAGGAGAGGCTTAATCTAATAAGGGAAAATATGGTTCTAAAAGAGGCATTAAAGGATAGATTTAAATCAGAGGAGTTTGTCTATGAGAGCGAAGCCATGCAAGAGGTAGCAAGCCTTGTAGTCCGTGTTGCCAGAACAGATTCCACCTGTCTTATTACAGGAGAAAGTGGAACCGGAAAAGAGGTCATAGCCCATCTAATCCATGAATTAAGCGCAAGGAGAGATATGCCTCTTGTAAAGGTAAATTGTTCTGCCATACCTGAAACCCTCCTTGAAAGTGAACTGTTTGGCTATGAAAAAGGTGCATTTACCGGTGCAGTCCAGAGAAAACTCGGTAAGTTTCAGACAGCAGATAAGGGCACCATCTTCCTTGATGAGATAGGAGATATGCCCCTCATATTGCAATCAAAGCTTTTAAGGGTGATACAGGAGCGAGAGATAGAAAGATTGGGGGGATTACATCCTATTAAGATAGATGTTAGGATTATAGCTGCCACCAATAGAAATTTAGAGGAAGAGGTTAAAAGAGGTAATTTTAGAGAAGACCTCTATTATAGGCTAAATGTAGTAAAGATAGAGATTCCACCCCTAAGAGAGAGAAAGGTAGACATACCTCCTTTTATAGAGTTTTTTCTACAACGATACAACAAAAGGCATAGTAAGGCAATAAAGGGTCTTACAAAAGAGGCAAGGGATTTGCTGATGAAATACGATTTTCCAGGAAATGTGAGGGAACTGGAGAATGTAATAGAAAGGGCTATAATCCTCTCCAGGGGAGAATATATAACAATAGATGACCTCTCCATATCCCCATCAAAAGGAGATAAGTTTAATGAAGGCACTGCCAAGGATGTGGTAGGTTCCATAGAAAAGAATATGATAATGGAAGCCCTTATAAAGAATAACTGGATTCAGACAAAGGCAGCGGCTTCCCTTGGTATGAGCGAGAGGGTATTGAGGTATAAAATGAATAAATATGGTATTGTCAAACAGTAA
- a CDS encoding MlaE family lipid ABC transporter permease subunit codes for MVHEGLSFSIDGTHRGKNIIYLSGRLSVQHLDDMLLFVDNFFREKKPSEIIVDLKDLTYMDSAGALFIIELENRANKDYIPISFINISPNIKGMLGLIDGESLKKTQIKIEKRGLNIIEQIGNGFIDFINDINKVVSFTGTIIIKAISSILHLNKVRWGDVLVCMLKTGVNGLPIVGLISFLLGLIMAFMSSLQLKQFGANIFVPALVSIAMIKELGPIMTAIIVAGRSGSAFAAEIGTMKVNEEVDALIVMGFDPIKFLAIPKVFAAMIVVPFLTIFADLFAIVGGLVVGVLGLDLTVHTYVQQTMKAMKIFDIVTSLIKSLVFGMLIAGIGCQRGFEVKNSAEEVGIATTSAVVSSLFIIIVVDSIFAIVLSYLK; via the coding sequence ATGGTTCATGAGGGTTTATCCTTTTCTATTGACGGCACCCACAGAGGCAAAAATATAATTTACCTTTCAGGGAGATTATCTGTCCAACATTTAGATGATATGCTCCTATTTGTTGATAATTTTTTTAGAGAGAAAAAACCCTCAGAGATTATAGTAGATCTTAAGGATTTAACCTATATGGATAGTGCCGGTGCACTCTTTATTATAGAGTTGGAAAACAGAGCAAACAAGGATTACATACCCATTAGTTTTATTAATATCTCCCCTAACATAAAGGGGATGCTTGGTCTAATAGACGGAGAATCCTTAAAAAAAACCCAAATAAAGATAGAGAAAAGAGGCCTAAATATCATAGAACAAATAGGCAATGGGTTTATTGATTTCATAAATGATATAAATAAAGTTGTATCTTTTACAGGGACGATTATAATAAAGGCAATATCCTCTATTCTCCACCTAAATAAGGTGAGGTGGGGGGATGTATTGGTATGCATGTTGAAGACAGGCGTTAATGGCCTCCCTATTGTGGGGTTGATAAGTTTTTTACTCGGACTAATCATGGCGTTTATGTCATCGCTCCAGCTTAAACAATTTGGAGCCAATATTTTCGTTCCCGCACTTGTAAGCATTGCCATGATAAAAGAGTTGGGGCCTATTATGACGGCTATAATTGTGGCAGGTAGGTCAGGTTCTGCCTTTGCTGCTGAGATAGGAACCATGAAGGTAAATGAGGAGGTTGATGCCTTGATTGTTATGGGGTTTGATCCCATAAAATTTCTTGCCATACCAAAGGTCTTTGCAGCCATGATTGTTGTGCCTTTTCTCACCATATTTGCAGACCTTTTTGCAATAGTTGGGGGTCTTGTGGTGGGTGTCTTAGGGCTTGACTTGACGGTCCATACCTATGTCCAACAGACAATGAAGGCTATGAAAATATTTGATATTGTCACAAGTCTTATAAAATCTCTTGTTTTTGGAATGCTCATAGCAGGTATAGGTTGCCAGAGGGGTTTTGAGGTAAAAAATAGTGCAGAAGAGGTAGGGATAGCAACTACATCGGCAGTTGTGTCTTCGCTATTTATAATAATAGTGGTTGATTCTATATTTGCCATAGTGTTGAGTTATTTAAAGTAG